aaattaaatcaaacaCAGAAGGAATAAATTAAATCCAACATTAAATACGGTTTAAACAGACGACATTACCTTAATCTACTGATCAAAGTTTCTGAGGAATAATACTGGACAAGGGAAGATCAAAAAGCTTCATACAAAtgattaccaaaaaaaaaataatgatctCTTCTCTCTGCAAACTAATCAGATGTTTCTACAAACATTAAGGTATTCGTACACGACCTTCAAAACTACCTCAAAAACAACCAatctttgaagaaaaaaaagccTCCAGACGGATCAGACCCCCTCTCTCTCAGCATTAACACACCAGAAACAATGCGCCCTCTATTTCGATCTCTTGTAACAACTCGGGAGAGAGAGGGCTCGCTgagagagagaatgagaaaCGCACCAATGATTGAGTTATATACGCATACAAGATGAAATGTAAGAGGGGCTGAGAATCGTGGAAAGAGGAAACTCCTACGATGTATACAACAACGTacgcccaaaaaaaaacaaaaaaaaaaaaaaaaagatcgaaTGATCTGTATCGTTGTCGGATCTAGGGCACGGCCATATCGAGCTCGGTTGATAATGGCCgttgtttatattattaaaaatgtgcGGTGATCTTCCATATAGGTTGTCTATTCATGTGGAGATATTTATGTTATCTTTTTGCTTACACTGTTTTTATCGTTTATTGATGATATTTTGATACCTACCAACATATGGAGGTTTGATTATCAGTTACAGTATTAGTGATGCCTCTCCACATACACCAGCCGACATATGGAGGTGTGGTTATCACTTTGAGTACGTATTATTGATGCTACTTAGGATATGAACCGTAACTTCACGTTAAAAATTGGACTAACATTTATGAATTACTCTAAGATTTCATCCGATCGATGTGGTTTAATTAAATTCTGTTATATTAATTGGTTTGTATATTAATGTGATAATAGTTAAATAAGTCCATATATAGATTTTACGAAAATAACAATTAAGCTATTTGTTATGAAAGATTTTCAAATTAACTTTCGAATTTTGAGTTCAATTTACTTCTTATAGCAAGTTACTATTAGATCATAAATGATCCGAGCAGATTTGAATGTCATACcatatggagtatggacaccaaCTCATATATTGcggtatactttttttttcttattaaaaaaaatatttatcggGCTAATGCACCACTTTTTCTCCATATGATATGCCTACTGTTGTTAATTGGAGAAGTATATCTTCTTGGACTTTGGATGGGAGTTGAGTGGAATCCATCATCTTGGATTAATCTTCATGGACTAATAAATTACTCGTGCTATCAGACTAATCAAGCATTGGGGATAATAATCACAACTCCAACAAACCACAATTAAATGGTTAATTATGAAATTCAATGCATCCCCTGGTTTTGATTCAATGGGTCATAGAAGTAGTCATAAATTTCATCAAGAGAAAAAAGATTAAGGGTggtcaattaaaaatttaaaattaaacgtAACTAGACCACTATATTCGAAAGACCCcaaatggtattaactcttttgaCAGATATGGGCAATGAGATGGGTGTGTTTTAGTAACAATGACAACTAATGGTGAAGAGACATCCTCTACCTTCCTctattatttgtaaatatttttatttaaacatatataaatattaattgtttactacggagttatttttttaaaacactcaGAATTTTTTCGATCATGCGACCACTCATTTTAAATGATAACAAATACGTCACCACATTGCATAATAGTTCACTACtaatttttctatataaatttattttatattttatacggagtaaaataataatgtaataatttCCAAAAGCCAAACAAGCACTTGAGTCATGTTCCTGGCTCTTCTCCGATTCGTGGTCACTATTTAAAAACACAAAGTCAAATAAGGCGAATTTCTCTTCTGCTTCATCAATTCCAGCATCACAGTTCGACATCGCCGAATCGCTTcacgtctctctctctctctatctctgtGCATTCGCAATTCACATCGGAAAATGAGTACGGGGCCCGGTCTCTTCTCTGATATTGGCAAAAAGGCCAAAGGTAAATCGCGCGCTCTCAATCCACTTTTCTTACACGtcgtatttatatatatgcgcACGCTTTCTGGAATTTGATTGCGGTTTTCGTATTCTATACATAATACATGTAGATCTGCTAACCAGGGGATATGTCTCCGATCACAAGTTATCTGTGTCGACTTACAGTGACACCGGAGTGGTATGATTCCTTTACGTTTCCGTTCTGCATTTTTTCGCTCTAGTTGTAGTTTTTGTTTCccaattttgaattatattggTTAGGTTTTTCGATACTATTTCTTTAGACTTTACTTAGAAGCTTTAAATGCATCTATGCTTTGATTTGATATTGGAGTCTGGATTTAGCTATATTGGTTAATGCACAGCTCATTTCTTCCTTTTAAGGGGTGAATTTACACGTAATGCCACTGTTGTtctgttgtttttcttttcccctGCTAATGTGTGTGCAAAtccatttcaaattttcaatgtgTTGCATTATATTAGAGGTATTATATCCTCTGTGGACATTGAAGACTTCTTTAGATTTATTGATAATATTATTTGGTTCTTTCCTACAAGAGTAGGATAACACATTTTCAATCTATGATGTTAGGAATGGTAAGGACTTAGTGGCGATACAGAAGGTTGGAAGCCATCAATCGCGTGTCCACATAAGTTCTGTATATTAGTTTCTAGTCATTGTGAAGGAAGGCACTTTTAGGAGGCTGCAAAGAATGAGCAAGCACTAGAATAAATTGATAAAATGACCAAATCTGTAGCTCATTTTGCTTGAAGAACCTTTACCAGAAACCATATATTCTTTAAATACTCTTGGAACCAATGAATTGTATCATGCCAGAGAATGAGTAAATCATTCTCATTTTTACTTAATTCCTATatcttctttttatttgattGGGTAATTTGAGAATGAATCATAAGTATTTTATTCTTCATCAGTGCTTTAAGACGCTTGCAAATCTTTATGCTGTAAGACCAAGTCATCTCATTATCTATTCTAGTGTCAGATATGCAAGAATATTGGCAGTTGTAATTTGAGTTTGATGTCATTCAAAGAATATTGGCAGTTGTAATTTGAGTTTGATGTCAATGAATGACGAGAATTCAGAAGTTCACACTCCTCTTTTGTGATTTAGGCCCTTACATCAACTGCAGTGAAGAAAGGAGGGCGTTCAAGTGGAGATGTATCAGTGCAATACAAATATATGAACATTTTGGCTGATGCCAAAGTTGATACAGAATCAAATGTGGGTGACCAAggcattgttattatttaaaaatgtgtttGTTTTCTTGAAACTTTTTTCCTCATCCATTCTTTTGTTCCAGGTTTCAACAACTTTGACGTTCACCGACATTGTCCCATCAACAAAGACCATTGCCTCTCTGAAGTTTCCTGATTACAATTCTGGCAAGGTGAAAAAGCTCATTTATGAAGGATGATTAATTGCCCACAATCATGGGTTTCATTCTCAAGCATTGCTATTTCTTTTGTCTTACGCAGCTGGAGGTTCAGTATTTCCACCATCATGCAACCTTAAGTACAGTTGTTGCTCTTAAACACTCACCCATAGTTGATCTCTCAGTCACCCTTGGCACTCCAACCTTTGCTTTGGGTGCTGAGGCAACTTACGAAACTGCTTCAGGTAAATTAACCAAGTATAATGCTGGCATCAGTCTCACAAGACCAGATTCTTGTGCTGCAATAATCTTGTAAGTCCATAACTAAGCCATCAATTGCATCTGTGCTGGAAAGATTTGGTTTCTAACATTCAGTGCCCTCTTACTAAAGGGCTGACAAGGGTGATACAATAATGGCATCATTTATGCACCATCTGGATGCAAAGAAGAAGACTGCTGCTGTGGGAGAGGTCAGTAGAAGGCTCTCCTCCAACGAGAACACATTCACAGTTGGTGGCTCATTTGCTATTGATCACCTTACAAATGTGAAACTGAAGCTCAACAACCATGGAAGACTCGGAGCTGTATTGCAGCACACAGTGATTGCAAAATCGACTTTGACCATTTCAAGTGAATTTGACACCAAGGCCTTGGACAAGACTCCCAAGTTTGGTGTTGCCCTTGCCCTTGTGCCTTGAGATTTCCGTGTTTTTGGACATTCTTTTCATTGGGGTAGCAATACCGAATAACACTTCTCATTGAGTGTGTACTGTTAGTTTTCTGAGTTATTTCACCTAATTTTTCCAGAGTTAAAATCAAGCCTATTCACTATTCAGTGTAGAAAAGAAACCCATAACCAGGTTCAGGGTAACATAGTCATTGCCCAACACGATCTCTACGCTCCTAGAATTGAAACCTAGAACACCTAAAGAACAAGCTAGCATGCTCCCTACAAAGCTAAGAAAATTCAATTTGCCATGAAGCTAAAATCAGTTCCATGAAGCCAAGAGCAACATACAAACATTATTAGTGGATTCACAAAAGCAGCCTCAAAGCATAGTGTGTTATAACAACATTCATTTCTATATTCAAGGGCTCACAAGGTTGAAGCAATAAAACCTCAAACCATCAAAATATAAGCTCTCAAGAACACTAGAAAGAGTACAAAATATGATTAAATTCAGCAGCAGATTCATAAAAACACATTTGTTTGTTTATCACAATCAGATCCAAAGATAAACTATCTTttaaaactatcttttaaaaGAAATCAATTTGCTACTACTACTATCAGCACTGAGCATTGGGCacaacataaaaattaaaaatggtaGACATATTATCATGATAATGTTAACTGACGAGTGCATAAATCCAGGAAATATGCAATAGAttataaccaaaatttaaaGGTGCAGATATTCAAAACGTAACACTAATCCTCACTGATTGAACAATCAATAAAAAGTAGCAGCAAATATAACAACCTCAAAATCAATCAACTGTTTGCATGATATCCTCAGTTGTGAACTTGGTACCCTTTTCCTTGTCGGCGGCGGCGCGGCCCTTAGCCTTGCGTTCGAGCAGGGATTTGCGGTCCTTGTCGAGGCGGAGCTTGGTGATAACGACCTTGGAGGGGTGGATGCCGACGTTGACGGTAGATCCGTTAACCTTCTCGCGAGTAATGCGCTCGATGTGGATGACCCATTTCTTACGGTAGACCTGGACAACTTTGCCCTCGCGGCCCTTGTAGGTCCCGCGCACCACCTGAACCTCGTCGTCTTTCCTCACCGGCATCGACCTCACGTTGTACTTGGAGCGCATGTCGCCGGACAAAGGGGCGCTCATAATCACGCGCCGCTCGCTAGACGGGGCCGTGAAGTGAGCCTTCCTGCTCTTGCGGCGGGAGGAGGACACTCTGGGATTGTACTTCATCTTCGCCGCCGATTCTTCTCTCTACCGCCCTCTCCTCTGCTGCTCTGTTATAGTAGAAAAAATGGAGCTAGGGTTATAATATTTGTAGCGCCGTAGAGGGTTTGCTTGGAAAGGGAAGCAGGTTGCTGGGTCTAGGCCCTAGGGCAAAGAAAAGTGCTTGGAAATTGGGCTTTCTTTATGGGCTGAGAAATTGGGCTATCAAGATGGGCTGCCTGAATTTTGCATATGGGGTgagtggcaaattattgcatggaccatggtccacacaactgtgtggaccaaaaataaaaattacattatttttatactaaaggtacattattggACAGtatcagtacaaaaataatgtaccctaaaataatgtaccttcaatacaaaaataatacactttttatttttggtccacacagctgtgtggaccatggtccatgcaataatgattggggaTGAGTGGCCAATTGGATTTCCTTTTCAAACTGGATTTTACTCCAAAGAGATTTGGATGTGATCTTAGCCCTACTACGTTTGTGATTTTTAGTGGATTTTTGGAGAAGTAAAAACTTTGAGACTGGAGGCTggatttttaacaaatgtggaattgttttttttttttttaaatactagtaactacccgtgcaatgc
This portion of the Ipomoea triloba cultivar NCNSP0323 chromosome 5, ASM357664v1 genome encodes:
- the LOC116020899 gene encoding mitochondrial outer membrane protein porin 2-like — translated: MSTGPGLFSDIGKKAKDLLTRGYVSDHKLSVSTYSDTGVALTSTAVKKGGRSSGDVSVQYKYMNILADAKVDTESNVSTTLTFTDIVPSTKTIASLKFPDYNSGKLEVQYFHHHATLSTVVALKHSPIVDLSVTLGTPTFALGAEATYETASGKLTKYNAGISLTRPDSCAAIILADKGDTIMASFMHHLDAKKKTAAVGEVSRRLSSNENTFTVGGSFAIDHLTNVKLKLNNHGRLGAVLQHTVIAKSTLTISSEFDTKALDKTPKFGVALALVP
- the LOC116020900 gene encoding 60S ribosomal protein L26-1 produces the protein MKYNPRVSSSRRKSRKAHFTAPSSERRVIMSAPLSGDMRSKYNVRSMPVRKDDEVQVVRGTYKGREGKVVQVYRKKWVIHIERITREKVNGSTVNVGIHPSKVVITKLRLDKDRKSLLERKAKGRAAADKEKGTKFTTEDIMQTVD